Proteins encoded in a region of the Inquilinus sp. KBS0705 genome:
- a CDS encoding glycosyltransferase family 1 protein, with protein sequence MRIAIIGTRGIPNHYGGFEQCAEYLAFGLAKRGFQVVVYNSHTHPYKSKEWNGVEIVHCYDPENMLGTAGQFIYDLNCILDSRKRNLDIILQLGYTSNSLWGMLLPSKAVITTNMDGLEWKRTKYSKPVKSFLLYAEKLGIKHSDHLIADSLGIQEYLFEKYGKKSTFIPYGAHLFENPDLSVLDNYQLKVFQYNLLIARLEPENSIETILDGAVLAESNLTFLVIGKHTTTFGEYLKKKFEQHNNIKFIGGIYDINQLNNLRYFSQLYFHGHTVGGTNPSLLEAMASNSLICANDNPFNKYILGDDALYFTNSTDVRDVVKKADKTDNKSARMLSNNHQKIEEKYSWKSIVDQYEEHFKAIAKRK encoded by the coding sequence ATGCGAATTGCAATAATAGGAACCCGAGGAATTCCTAACCATTATGGAGGTTTTGAACAATGTGCGGAATATTTAGCATTCGGCCTTGCAAAGCGTGGTTTCCAGGTTGTTGTATATAACTCGCACACACATCCTTATAAAAGTAAAGAATGGAATGGTGTTGAGATTGTACATTGTTATGACCCTGAAAACATGTTGGGTACTGCCGGGCAATTTATTTATGATTTAAACTGTATTTTAGATAGTAGGAAAAGAAATCTCGATATTATCTTACAATTAGGCTACACAAGTAATAGTTTGTGGGGGATGTTATTGCCATCTAAAGCGGTAATAACGACCAATATGGATGGATTAGAGTGGAAACGGACAAAGTATTCCAAACCTGTGAAGTCTTTTTTGCTTTATGCTGAGAAATTGGGCATTAAACACAGCGACCACTTAATCGCCGATTCTCTTGGTATCCAAGAGTACCTATTTGAGAAATATGGTAAAAAATCAACTTTTATCCCTTATGGCGCCCACTTGTTTGAAAATCCGGATTTAAGTGTCTTAGATAATTATCAATTAAAGGTGTTTCAATATAACTTATTAATAGCTCGGCTAGAACCTGAAAATAGTATTGAAACTATCTTAGATGGGGCTGTTTTAGCAGAAAGTAATTTAACCTTTTTAGTTATCGGAAAGCATACAACTACATTTGGCGAATATTTAAAAAAGAAATTTGAACAACATAATAACATAAAGTTCATTGGCGGTATATATGATATAAACCAATTAAATAATCTTCGCTATTTTTCTCAATTGTATTTTCATGGGCATACTGTTGGCGGTACTAATCCATCATTATTAGAAGCAATGGCATCTAATAGTTTGATATGCGCTAATGATAACCCATTCAATAAATATATATTGGGCGATGATGCATTATATTTCACTAACAGTACGGATGTGCGAGATGTAGTAAAAAAGGCGGACAAAACTGATAATAAATCTGCGAGGATGTTATCTAACAATCATCAAAAAATCGAAGAAAAATATAGCTGGAAAAGTATTGTAGATCAATACGAAGAGCATTTTAAAGCAATAGCTAAAAGGAAGTAA
- a CDS encoding glycosyltransferase family 4 protein, with the protein MLRVLMIARNTLNLSPGGDTIQIISTAKYLQKLNVKVDIHLTGDIIDYSQYNLIHFFNIIRPDDIIPHIIRSKLPFVTSTIFVDYSEYEIRNRSGLTNLFLRLLNKDQIEYLKVIGRFLKNGDRINSLSYLLKGHRASVRYVAKRSAILLPNSHNEYKRFTNHYCVDAKYKKVFNAIDTEVFNETIEVNEQFKDYIICVGRIEGRKNQLNLIKAVLNTDLKLAIIGKPSPNHMSYYNECKSLAEGSNNVVIIEHISQIELRAIYKAAKVHVLASWFETTGLSSLEAAIMDCNIVITNKGDTKEYFKQYAFYCEPDNVTSIKSAIIKAYTTSVNPGLKELVCQYTWLRAAEQTLEAYKEILKD; encoded by the coding sequence ATGCTTCGAGTTTTAATGATTGCCAGAAATACTTTAAATTTAAGCCCTGGGGGTGATACAATTCAAATAATTTCTACGGCTAAATATTTACAGAAACTAAATGTAAAAGTAGATATCCATTTAACTGGTGACATAATTGATTATTCGCAATACAACTTAATACACTTCTTCAACATTATTCGCCCTGATGATATTATACCACATATCATACGTTCAAAGTTACCTTTCGTAACGTCAACAATATTTGTTGACTATAGCGAATATGAAATTAGAAATAGAAGTGGTTTGACTAATTTATTTTTGAGACTTTTAAATAAAGATCAAATTGAATATCTTAAAGTGATAGGCAGGTTTTTAAAAAATGGAGATAGAATTAACTCATTATCTTATTTATTAAAAGGGCATAGGGCATCGGTTAGGTATGTGGCCAAACGTTCGGCTATTTTGCTGCCAAATTCTCATAATGAATATAAAAGGTTCACAAATCACTATTGTGTAGATGCGAAATATAAAAAAGTTTTTAATGCAATAGATACTGAAGTGTTTAACGAAACAATTGAGGTAAATGAACAATTCAAAGATTATATCATATGTGTAGGTCGAATTGAAGGTAGAAAGAATCAACTCAATTTGATTAAAGCCGTGTTAAACACCGATTTAAAACTTGCAATAATTGGAAAGCCTTCTCCTAATCACATGTCTTATTATAATGAATGTAAAAGCCTAGCTGAAGGTTCTAATAATGTAGTTATTATTGAACATATCTCACAAATAGAGCTTAGGGCGATTTATAAGGCAGCAAAAGTTCATGTGTTAGCAAGCTGGTTCGAAACTACCGGTCTAAGTTCACTTGAAGCAGCAATTATGGATTGTAATATAGTAATAACTAATAAAGGTGATACTAAAGAATATTTTAAACAATATGCTTTTTATTGTGAGCCAGATAATGTAACTTCAATAAAATCCGCTATAATTAAAGCATATACTACTTCTGTAAATCCAGGTCTGAAAGAGTTAGTTTGCCAGTATACATGGTTAAGAGCAGCCGAACAAACCTTGGAGGCATATAAAGAAATACTTAAAGACTGA
- a CDS encoding glycosyltransferase, protein MINYSIIISTYNRASYLEDTIKSVLEALVNRDDFELLIIDNNSTDSTKTVIESFLKNLSVRYIAEYNQGLSHARNRGIKESIGDVLVFLDDDLELDINYFKILDSKFLTPGNDIIGGKVLPYQAIIPNWLPSKYYYLASVFDLGDEEKEVGVVMGANYAMRRLVAVNIGKYDIHLGRNGKKLLGGEEVDYMKRATLKNYKILYTPQLIVYHKINEKLNQNYIYNYAYMLGKSEIIIDGLYSIKKANFKKIKAKLMVLFYPLINIMVLNSKSKSYLKIANEFSRGYLNIN, encoded by the coding sequence ATGATTAACTACAGTATTATAATTTCAACCTATAATAGGGCGAGTTACTTAGAAGATACAATAAAATCGGTTTTGGAAGCTCTTGTTAATAGAGATGATTTCGAACTACTTATTATTGATAATAATTCTACAGATAGTACTAAAACAGTTATTGAATCATTTTTAAAAAATTTAAGTGTACGTTATATAGCTGAATACAATCAGGGGCTATCTCACGCACGTAATCGAGGCATTAAAGAATCAATTGGAGATGTGTTAGTTTTTTTAGATGATGATCTGGAGCTTGATATTAATTACTTTAAAATATTAGATAGCAAATTTCTAACACCAGGTAATGACATAATTGGAGGTAAGGTGTTGCCATATCAAGCAATTATACCTAATTGGTTACCTTCAAAGTATTATTATTTGGCGAGCGTTTTTGATTTAGGCGATGAAGAGAAAGAAGTAGGCGTGGTGATGGGGGCAAATTATGCGATGAGAAGACTGGTTGCGGTTAATATTGGAAAGTATGATATACACCTTGGGCGTAATGGTAAAAAGTTATTAGGTGGTGAAGAGGTAGATTATATGAAAAGGGCCACATTAAAAAATTACAAAATTCTTTATACACCACAATTAATTGTTTATCATAAAATAAATGAAAAGTTAAACCAAAATTACATCTATAATTACGCCTATATGCTAGGTAAGTCTGAAATTATTATTGATGGCCTATACAGTATCAAAAAAGCTAACTTTAAAAAGATAAAGGCAAAATTGATGGTTTTATTTTACCCGCTCATAAATATAATGGTGTTAAATTCAAAAAGTAAAAGCTATCTAAAAATAGCAAATGAGTTTTCTCGGGGATATTTAAATATTAACTAA
- a CDS encoding glycosyltransferase family 2 protein, whose product MMSTKKLAIVIPAYKDTYLEATLNSILSQTDNRFTVFIGDDASPFDLYSIVSKFENKIDINYVRFKENLGAKNLVAHWERCIDLCNEDWIWLFSDDDIMDATCVESFYIEVESHPEEALFHFDVEIIDKNGKTISYLPFSKQLNAEIFFWGKVTRQLSSFVVEYIFKRTLYIEKGGFEEFDLAWGSDDATWIKFMGNKPVYTIFGCKVYWRFSSSNISSNNGDKSFVERKIKANLQYLSWIDRYFKDNDLIDITTKLDKLRWMIESIKYTNIGLGKKIQVMKSASNGINAGRYYTLFGAIYLILFTLKTYTKGFTLFKK is encoded by the coding sequence ATGATGTCAACTAAAAAACTAGCAATTGTAATTCCAGCATATAAAGATACTTATCTTGAGGCTACATTAAATTCTATTTTATCACAAACCGATAACCGTTTTACAGTATTCATAGGTGACGATGCCAGTCCCTTTGATTTATATTCAATCGTGTCGAAGTTTGAAAATAAAATTGATATTAATTATGTAAGGTTTAAAGAGAATTTAGGTGCTAAGAATTTGGTAGCTCATTGGGAGAGATGTATTGATTTATGTAACGAAGATTGGATATGGCTATTCTCAGATGACGATATAATGGATGCAACTTGTGTTGAGTCTTTTTACATTGAAGTTGAGTCTCACCCCGAAGAAGCACTGTTTCATTTTGATGTTGAGATAATTGATAAAAATGGTAAAACAATATCATATCTACCATTTTCAAAACAATTGAATGCTGAAATATTTTTTTGGGGTAAAGTAACCCGACAGTTATCAAGTTTTGTTGTAGAGTATATCTTTAAAAGGACATTATATATTGAAAAGGGGGGGTTTGAAGAGTTTGACCTTGCGTGGGGAAGCGACGATGCTACATGGATAAAGTTTATGGGTAATAAACCAGTATATACTATATTCGGATGTAAGGTTTATTGGCGTTTCAGTAGTTCTAATATCTCCTCAAATAATGGTGACAAGAGTTTTGTAGAGCGCAAGATTAAAGCGAACCTCCAATATTTGTCTTGGATCGATAGATATTTTAAAGACAATGATTTAATAGATATTACAACCAAGTTAGATAAACTACGATGGATGATTGAAAGTATTAAATATACTAATATTGGTTTGGGCAAAAAAATTCAAGTGATGAAGTCAGCCTCTAATGGAATTAATGCCGGCCGATATTACACTTTATTTGGAGCAATTTATTTAATATTATTTACTTTAAAGACATACACAAAGGGTTTTACTTTATTTAAAAAATGA
- a CDS encoding glycosyl hydrolase, which produces MEVQKKLRAISIYLPQYHPIAENDKWWGRGFTEWRKVVKGKKIHKNQYQPHLPADLGFYDLRLPEIRQQQAQLAKENQIYGFCYYHYWFNGKLLLERPLQDVIKLKEPDFPFCICWANENWTRRWDGEEQEILIKQDYSLEDDIKHMRYLCENIFCDARYISVESKPVFIIYSPQSIPDFNKTIDIWNKTAKEYGFDGLYIIAFVKWNTSTSYANNINVNALAEFAPFFNVPPIKRTLLDKVLVKLKIPLTVKQKNNLYNYKDMLKAPKKYFDKLLYPCVTPMWDNYVRRNRGKASIYLNSTPDLYKQILQKRCDEFSPGKSDENFVFINAWNEWAEGNHLEPCEKWGDAYLKATAEVMRRF; this is translated from the coding sequence ATGGAAGTGCAAAAAAAGCTCAGAGCGATATCAATATATTTACCACAATACCATCCGATTGCAGAAAATGATAAATGGTGGGGCCGAGGTTTTACTGAATGGAGAAAGGTTGTTAAAGGAAAAAAAATACATAAAAATCAGTACCAACCACATTTGCCTGCCGATTTAGGTTTTTATGATTTAAGATTGCCTGAAATTAGGCAACAGCAAGCTCAGTTAGCTAAAGAAAATCAAATTTATGGTTTTTGCTATTATCATTATTGGTTTAATGGAAAACTTCTTTTAGAAAGACCACTTCAAGATGTAATAAAGTTAAAAGAGCCAGACTTTCCATTTTGTATTTGTTGGGCTAATGAAAATTGGACAAGGAGATGGGACGGAGAAGAACAAGAGATATTAATAAAACAAGATTACTCGCTTGAAGACGATATTAAACATATGCGATATCTATGCGAAAATATTTTTTGTGACGCCAGATATATCTCGGTCGAATCTAAGCCGGTTTTTATAATTTATTCACCCCAATCTATTCCTGACTTTAATAAAACAATTGACATTTGGAATAAAACTGCTAAAGAATATGGCTTTGATGGACTTTACATTATTGCCTTTGTAAAATGGAACACAAGCACATCATATGCAAATAATATTAATGTAAACGCACTTGCTGAATTCGCACCATTTTTTAACGTTCCTCCAATAAAAAGAACACTTTTAGACAAAGTTTTAGTTAAACTTAAAATACCACTTACAGTCAAACAGAAAAATAATCTTTATAATTATAAGGATATGTTAAAGGCGCCTAAAAAATATTTTGATAAATTATTGTATCCCTGTGTTACGCCAATGTGGGACAATTATGTTAGAAGGAATAGGGGTAAGGCAAGTATATATTTAAATTCTACACCGGATTTGTATAAGCAGATATTACAAAAGCGATGCGATGAATTTAGCCCGGGTAAAAGTGATGAAAACTTTGTTTTTATAAATGCGTGGAACGAATGGGCTGAAGGTAATCATTTAGAACCATGCGAAAAATGGGGTGACGCCTATTTAAAGGCAACAGCAGAGGTCATGAGGCGATTTTAG
- a CDS encoding glycosyltransferase, whose translation MKSINVAYVMHSSTLQEGSNRSLLNMLDGLMMKGVSPYLILPENEDKSIYDEINKRKIPYIVLTYFLSVWPYVGGLKDYVLFIPRYIKIRMCNLIALLKIMRYVKLNKVDIIHSNVGPLLIGYQCARILNIKHVWHLREYQDLDFNFKTLYSKKSFKKKLLAANNHVIAITLGIYNHFDLSKNSRIIYNGIMRSNEVYFSEHKKKYFLYVGRLTENKGARVLVEAFIEFTKDNNEFYLYFAGQVTPDYQQTLIDLAKKNGIENQIKFLGPRDDVYELMRHAYTLIVPSLHEGFGRITVEAMYNGCLVIGNNSAGTNEILERDKLGILYTGTKGLLHAIKNVVNNGIEFYFPMIHMAQITAAKLYSQEANSTSVYNYYKEIITH comes from the coding sequence ATGAAATCTATAAATGTAGCCTATGTGATGCATTCTTCGACGCTTCAAGAAGGTTCTAATAGATCATTATTAAACATGTTAGATGGATTGATGATGAAAGGAGTGTCGCCATATTTGATTTTACCGGAAAATGAAGATAAAAGTATTTACGACGAAATTAACAAGAGGAAAATTCCTTATATTGTATTAACTTATTTCCTGTCGGTTTGGCCTTATGTTGGTGGTTTAAAAGACTATGTTTTGTTTATTCCCAGGTACATTAAGATACGAATGTGCAATCTTATCGCATTATTAAAAATAATGCGTTATGTAAAACTTAACAAAGTTGATATAATACATTCAAATGTTGGGCCATTGTTAATAGGTTATCAGTGCGCCCGAATACTCAATATCAAGCATGTGTGGCACTTAAGAGAGTATCAAGATTTAGATTTTAATTTTAAAACTCTCTACAGTAAAAAATCCTTTAAAAAAAAACTTCTAGCAGCAAACAATCATGTAATAGCTATTACATTGGGGATTTACAATCATTTTGATTTATCCAAAAACTCAAGGATAATTTATAATGGTATAATGAGGTCAAATGAAGTTTATTTTTCTGAGCATAAAAAAAAATATTTTTTATATGTTGGGCGATTAACAGAAAATAAAGGTGCAAGGGTTTTGGTGGAAGCATTTATAGAATTTACAAAAGATAACAATGAATTTTATTTATATTTTGCTGGACAAGTAACACCTGACTATCAACAAACGCTGATTGATTTAGCTAAAAAGAATGGTATAGAAAATCAAATAAAATTTTTAGGACCTAGGGATGATGTATACGAATTAATGCGTCATGCTTATACTTTAATTGTTCCTTCGTTACACGAAGGATTCGGCCGTATAACGGTTGAAGCTATGTATAATGGATGTTTAGTTATTGGGAATAATTCAGCAGGAACCAATGAGATTTTAGAGAGAGATAAATTAGGGATACTCTATACCGGAACAAAAGGTTTATTACATGCAATTAAAAATGTTGTGAACAATGGCATAGAATTTTATTTTCCGATGATACATATGGCTCAAATTACTGCAGCCAAGCTATATTCTCAGGAAGCAAATTCGACTTCAGTTTATAATTATTACAAAGAAATCATAACACACTAA